One genomic window of Garra rufa chromosome 24, GarRuf1.0, whole genome shotgun sequence includes the following:
- the LOC141300627 gene encoding eotaxin-like isoform X1 — translation MAWTSRLITVAVLSALMGCFTGALGNYRRPTRVGVSCCKEVSRARIPATIKLIGYKHQNALSPCVDAIIFYTEKEKICSDPKARWIQDRKRGLEEIVD, via the exons TAGATTAATCACCGTTGCTGTTCTGAGCGCTCTCATGGGATGTTTCACTGGTGCACTAGGCAATT ATCGTCGTCCTACGCGTGTCGGAGTGAGCTGCTGTAAGGAGGTGTCGAGAGCAAGAATCCCTGCTACAATTAAACTGATTGGATACAAGCATCAGAATGCTCTGAGTCCATGTGTGGATGCTATAAT ATTCTACACAGAGAAGGAGAAGATCTGCTCTGATCCAAAAGCCCGCTGGATTCAAGATCGTAAGAGAG GTCTGGAGGAGATAGTGGACTGA
- the LOC141300627 gene encoding eotaxin-like isoform X2 gives MQLCWKLALMMMVLVCVTAQQVNYRRPTRVGVSCCKEVSRARIPATIKLIGYKHQNALSPCVDAIIFYTEKEKICSDPKARWIQDRKRGLEEIVD, from the exons ATGCAGCTCTGCTGGAAATTAGCTCTGATGATGATGGTTCTTGTGTGTGTTACTGCGCAGCAAGTCAACT ATCGTCGTCCTACGCGTGTCGGAGTGAGCTGCTGTAAGGAGGTGTCGAGAGCAAGAATCCCTGCTACAATTAAACTGATTGGATACAAGCATCAGAATGCTCTGAGTCCATGTGTGGATGCTATAAT ATTCTACACAGAGAAGGAGAAGATCTGCTCTGATCCAAAAGCCCGCTGGATTCAAGATCGTAAGAGAG GTCTGGAGGAGATAGTGGACTGA